Proteins from a single region of Candidatus Brocadiia bacterium:
- a CDS encoding TIGR03960 family B12-binding radical SAM protein, translating to MNSVWNKLEPVLLQAHKTSQYIGGEQNSAVKDPDKVDIRFGLAFPDTYAIGMSHWGLQVLYHILNLRPDTYAERIFAPWIDMETVMRREKIPLFSLETHSPAGDFDIIGFSLQHELSYTNVLNMLDLAGIPLKSAERTEDHPLIIAGGPSVFNPEPMADFIDIFVIGDGEDKITEFVNAFKALKAQKLKRAELIRRLASSITCLYAPSLYEVTYNIDGTIKEFKPRYPDVPAGIPKAIVADLDQAPVPEKPVIPFGEAIHDRINIEIMRGCPHSCRFCVSSVLKSPLRVRSLDSALKLAEATYQNTGYDEISLLSLSSGDYPNLDELIFRLNARFKSRKVSVSLPSLHISENLKRLPEVINAVRKSGFTIAPEVGQDSLRAVINKNVDDEDLYQAIKSAYQQGWRQIKLYFMIGLPGETDDDIQAIVNMARQASFLGKEATGRYGAVNITISPFVPKPHTPFQWSRMIPVAEIRRKQELIRYGLSRMRNINLKFHKPERSYLEGVFSRGDRRLGGLLMDAWQAGCKFDAWEEAFSFSRWQAVLDKLTPVNGQPPFGDAHLPAADFYALRERTETETLPWAHIESGFTKEQMLEDWHECLAKIQETTKK from the coding sequence ATGAATTCTGTCTGGAACAAGCTGGAACCGGTACTGCTTCAGGCGCATAAGACTTCCCAGTACATCGGCGGGGAGCAGAACAGCGCCGTCAAGGACCCGGACAAAGTGGACATCCGCTTCGGCCTGGCTTTCCCGGATACCTACGCCATCGGAATGTCGCACTGGGGTCTGCAGGTGCTTTACCATATCCTCAACCTGAGGCCGGACACCTACGCCGAGCGCATCTTCGCGCCCTGGATTGATATGGAAACGGTCATGCGCCGGGAGAAGATACCGCTCTTCTCGCTGGAAACCCATTCCCCGGCCGGGGATTTCGACATTATCGGCTTTTCGCTCCAGCACGAGCTGTCTTATACCAACGTCCTTAATATGCTCGACCTGGCCGGCATCCCGCTCAAATCGGCCGAGCGCACCGAGGACCACCCTTTGATTATCGCCGGCGGACCGTCCGTGTTCAACCCCGAGCCCATGGCTGATTTCATAGACATTTTCGTCATCGGCGACGGCGAGGACAAGATTACCGAGTTCGTGAACGCGTTCAAGGCATTGAAGGCCCAGAAACTCAAACGTGCCGAGCTGATTCGCAGGCTGGCCTCGTCAATCACCTGCCTCTATGCACCGTCTTTATACGAAGTGACCTATAACATTGATGGGACAATCAAGGAATTCAAGCCCAGATACCCGGACGTCCCGGCCGGCATCCCCAAGGCGATTGTGGCCGACCTGGACCAGGCGCCGGTGCCGGAAAAGCCGGTCATCCCATTCGGCGAGGCCATCCACGACCGCATCAACATCGAGATAATGCGCGGCTGTCCGCATTCCTGCCGGTTCTGCGTTTCCAGCGTGCTCAAATCGCCGCTCCGGGTGCGTTCGCTGGACTCGGCCCTGAAGCTGGCCGAGGCCACTTACCAGAACACCGGCTATGACGAGATATCCTTGCTGTCGCTTTCCAGCGGCGATTACCCCAACCTGGACGAACTGATATTCCGGCTCAACGCCCGGTTCAAGAGCCGCAAGGTCAGCGTCTCTCTGCCCTCTCTGCACATCAGCGAGAACCTCAAGCGCCTGCCCGAGGTCATCAACGCCGTGCGGAAGAGCGGGTTCACCATCGCGCCCGAGGTCGGGCAGGATTCGCTCCGGGCCGTCATCAACAAGAACGTCGACGACGAGGACCTCTACCAGGCCATCAAATCGGCTTACCAGCAGGGCTGGCGCCAGATTAAACTCTATTTTATGATCGGACTGCCCGGCGAGACGGACGACGACATCCAGGCCATCGTCAATATGGCCCGGCAGGCCTCGTTCCTGGGCAAGGAGGCCACCGGCCGTTACGGCGCCGTCAATATCACCATATCGCCTTTCGTGCCCAAGCCGCATACGCCATTCCAGTGGAGCCGGATGATACCGGTAGCCGAGATAAGGCGCAAGCAGGAGCTCATCCGCTACGGCCTGTCCCGGATGCGCAATATCAACCTCAAGTTCCACAAGCCCGAGCGCAGTTATCTGGAAGGCGTCTTTTCCCGGGGCGACCGGAGATTAGGCGGACTGCTGATGGACGCCTGGCAGGCCGGGTGCAAGTTCGACGCCTGGGAAGAGGCGTTCAGTTTCAGCCGCTGGCAGGCGGTGCTGGACAAACTGACGCCGGTCAACGGCCAGCCCCCGTTCGGGGATGCTCACCTACCAGCGGCTGATTTCTACGCCCTGCGTGAGCGGACCGAGACCGAGACCCTGCCTTGGGCGCATATAGAATCCGGATTCACCAAAGAGCAGATGCTCGAGGACTGGCACGAATGCCTGGCCAAGATACAGGAGACGACGAAGAAATAA
- a CDS encoding VCBS repeat-containing protein produces MKMKIFYAALLVISASMLFADGFAFQPGQIDVNGPVDNIIVQDINNDSRPELIIQNKRQLLVYKPSEAAGYALANTVILPDNIFIYDISGAIFGVTPEGLVKSGFGDLGKFTPELSAPTIFRGKPNDKPIYRKFIYPELGAFIPCENRFSLARLIDNQYKIAANIPYLMRTSVNYNEQSVFEPVTTRTSLPRLIIADINGDGNNDVLALTTSDIRCFINDGRWVSSSVLQAKAADSNEINIIAPVIEDINNDKKADIVTADSSEGVITVYLAPEFGKPAQIIRTGNWIVSDSLIDLNNDGLRDLVLVQMKKLGVLGGLQAFLAHSVDWEMVVYLARPGSGFPKSPDYVREFNVPFTLNISGSGNISGSKAINYTFQTPYLWSFSGDFNKDGLKDLLISTADGKLQIYPGVAGRVFEREPAQEILLASIKDGFKLTGMPQGEPIVNDLNNDGVSDIIVQLTNPATNATRLEIFIPGNWLKK; encoded by the coding sequence ATGAAGATGAAGATATTTTACGCGGCCTTGCTGGTCATCAGCGCGTCGATGCTCTTTGCCGACGGCTTTGCCTTTCAGCCCGGACAGATAGATGTTAACGGTCCGGTTGACAACATCATAGTCCAGGACATCAATAATGACAGCCGGCCTGAGTTGATTATCCAGAACAAGCGCCAGCTGTTGGTTTACAAGCCGTCAGAGGCTGCCGGATACGCCCTGGCCAACACGGTCATCCTGCCGGATAATATTTTTATCTACGACATATCCGGCGCGATATTCGGGGTCACGCCCGAAGGCCTGGTCAAGTCCGGGTTCGGCGACTTGGGCAAGTTCACTCCGGAGCTGTCCGCGCCGACCATATTCCGGGGCAAGCCCAATGACAAGCCCATTTACCGGAAATTCATCTATCCAGAGCTGGGCGCGTTCATCCCCTGCGAGAACCGGTTCTCTCTGGCTCGTCTAATCGACAACCAGTACAAAATCGCGGCCAACATCCCTTACCTGATGCGGACCAGCGTCAATTACAACGAGCAATCCGTATTCGAGCCGGTAACGACCCGGACATCCTTGCCCAGGCTGATAATCGCCGACATCAACGGTGATGGCAACAACGACGTGCTGGCCCTGACAACGTCGGATATAAGGTGCTTCATCAACGACGGTCGGTGGGTGAGCAGTTCGGTGCTCCAGGCCAAGGCGGCCGACTCCAACGAAATAAACATCATCGCGCCGGTCATCGAGGACATAAACAACGACAAGAAGGCCGACATCGTCACGGCCGACAGCAGCGAGGGCGTCATCACCGTCTACCTGGCGCCGGAATTCGGGAAGCCGGCCCAGATAATCCGCACCGGCAACTGGATAGTCTCCGACAGCCTGATAGACCTTAATAACGACGGGTTGCGTGACCTGGTGCTGGTCCAGATGAAGAAGCTGGGCGTGCTGGGCGGGCTGCAGGCGTTCCTGGCGCACAGCGTCGACTGGGAAATGGTTGTCTACCTGGCCCGGCCGGGAAGCGGGTTCCCCAAGAGCCCGGACTATGTCCGGGAGTTCAACGTGCCGTTCACGCTCAATATCTCCGGCAGCGGCAATATCTCCGGCAGCAAGGCCATAAACTATACTTTCCAGACGCCGTACCTCTGGTCGTTCTCCGGTGATTTTAACAAGGACGGCCTGAAAGACCTGCTCATTTCCACCGCCGACGGCAAGCTCCAGATATATCCCGGCGTGGCCGGCCGGGTGTTCGAGCGGGAGCCGGCCCAGGAAATCCTGCTGGCCTCGATAAAAGATGGGTTCAAGCTGACGGGCATGCCCCAGGGCGAGCCCATCGTCAACGACCTCAATAACGACGGCGTCAGCGACATCATTGTCCAGCTCACCAATCCGGCTACCAACGCCACCCGCCTGGAAATATTCATACCGGGAAACTGGTTGAAGAAGTAA
- a CDS encoding Fic family protein encodes MKSFIDNFLERQTAPLDVAGTLRTLGEYRGKQELFARQTPQILKALRHIAIIQSVESSNRIEGVVVDNARLEPLVDKKTTPKTRPEAEVVGYRDVLAKIYTSYKRFDISPETILKLHKDMFHHTNLPAGQWKRRDNAIEERLPDGRWITRFAPVSAHQTEYYIKELCVHFNREWNNGKIDKLLLIFSFALDFLCIHPFADGNGRVSRLLTVLMLHQTDYDVGRYISIERLIEASKETYYEVLQECSQNWHQGKHRILPWWRYSLGILIAAYKEFENRAGATRAKRGAKTEWVTDAVKNLPREFSISEVTRACPGVSRPMIRVILENLRRQGRLKTLGRGRNALWQRM; translated from the coding sequence ATGAAATCATTTATTGATAATTTTCTTGAACGGCAGACAGCGCCTCTTGATGTTGCCGGGACATTAAGAACGTTGGGCGAATATCGAGGCAAACAGGAACTTTTTGCCAGGCAGACGCCCCAGATTTTAAAGGCTCTTAGACACATAGCCATAATTCAAAGCGTGGAATCTTCCAACCGAATAGAGGGCGTGGTGGTGGATAATGCCCGCCTCGAACCGCTGGTGGACAAGAAGACAACGCCCAAAACCAGGCCCGAGGCAGAGGTAGTGGGTTATCGTGATGTGCTGGCTAAAATATATACTTCTTACAAACGATTTGATATTTCGCCGGAAACAATCCTGAAACTTCATAAGGATATGTTTCATCATACCAATCTGCCCGCGGGCCAGTGGAAGAGGCGGGATAATGCTATTGAGGAGAGGTTGCCCGATGGCCGTTGGATAACCCGGTTCGCGCCGGTGTCCGCGCACCAAACCGAATATTACATTAAAGAACTTTGTGTGCATTTCAATCGTGAATGGAATAATGGGAAAATAGACAAACTACTCTTAATATTTAGTTTTGCGCTGGATTTCCTCTGTATTCATCCGTTTGCCGACGGTAATGGCAGAGTTTCTCGGCTACTGACCGTTTTAATGCTTCATCAGACGGATTATGATGTGGGTCGTTATATCAGTATTGAGCGTTTAATAGAGGCCAGCAAAGAGACCTATTACGAGGTTTTACAAGAATGTTCTCAGAACTGGCATCAAGGCAAACATAGAATTCTGCCTTGGTGGCGGTATAGTTTAGGTATACTCATCGCCGCCTATAAGGAATTTGAGAATAGGGCCGGAGCCACTCGTGCCAAAAGAGGGGCTAAGACTGAGTGGGTAACGGATGCGGTAAAGAATTTGCCCAGGGAATTTAGTATCAGTGAAGTAACGCGAGCTTGCCCGGGTGTCAGCCGTCCGATGATACGGGTAATTCTGGAGAATTTGCGCCGGCAAGGCCGGCTAAAGACTCTGGGAAGAGGTAGAAACGCCCTCTGGCAGAGAATGTGA
- a CDS encoding HEAT repeat domain-containing protein, which produces MKQLVIALLLGLSIVSGCTSPEPKPPVDEARQQQIKEALDKITGQNQEERYDATQQLADMGAKELIPEIIKLLQHNNPRIRYAAVSILGTFDTKDAMPQIKKLFQDDDPEVRRLTIIVLGDFGDKEVIPELVKLLNYDAEETRGFAALLLVELGAKDKVPAKVVEDIKLFLKSNHSDESRARAALKELGVEVPEETK; this is translated from the coding sequence ATGAAGCAGTTGGTAATAGCATTATTACTCGGGCTGTCTATAGTGTCGGGCTGCACCAGCCCTGAACCCAAACCGCCCGTAGATGAAGCCCGCCAGCAACAGATAAAAGAAGCGCTGGACAAAATCACTGGACAAAACCAAGAGGAACGATACGATGCTACCCAACAGCTTGCGGATATGGGCGCCAAAGAATTAATTCCTGAAATTATAAAATTATTACAACATAACAATCCAAGAATTCGCTATGCAGCTGTTTCTATATTGGGAACATTTGACACGAAAGATGCTATGCCGCAGATTAAAAAGCTATTCCAAGATGATGACCCAGAGGTTCGTAGATTAACTATTATAGTATTAGGTGATTTTGGTGACAAAGAGGTTATACCTGAATTAGTCAAACTCTTAAATTATGATGCCGAAGAGACACGTGGCTTTGCGGCATTGCTTTTGGTGGAGTTAGGCGCTAAGGACAAAGTGCCAGCCAAAGTAGTAGAAGACATAAAACTATTTTTAAAATCTAACCATAGTGACGAATCCCGTGCCCGGGCGGCGCTGAAAGAGCTCGGGGTTGAGGTGCCCGAGGAAACTAAATAA
- a CDS encoding peptide chain release factor-like protein encodes MTDFGVSEQKIKQLRDKMARLGIREQDIEESFIRSSGPGGQNVNKTSTCVYLKHLPSGIEVKCQAERSQVLNRYRARQILADKIETLKLGRLSAEQQRIAKLRRQKRKRSKRAKQKMLDAKHKHSEKKQLRSDIRDMD; translated from the coding sequence ATGACAGATTTCGGCGTCAGCGAACAGAAGATAAAACAGCTCCGGGATAAGATGGCCCGGCTGGGCATCCGGGAGCAGGATATCGAGGAAAGTTTTATCAGGTCGTCCGGCCCGGGCGGGCAGAACGTCAACAAGACCTCCACCTGCGTTTACCTCAAGCACCTGCCCAGCGGTATCGAGGTCAAGTGCCAGGCCGAGCGCTCCCAGGTGCTCAACCGCTACCGGGCCAGGCAGATTCTGGCCGACAAGATAGAGACCCTGAAGCTGGGCCGGCTCTCGGCCGAACAGCAGCGCATCGCCAAGCTCCGGCGCCAGAAGCGCAAGCGCTCCAAACGGGCCAAGCAGAAGATGCTCGATGCCAAGCATAAGCACTCGGAAAAAAAACAGCTCCGCTCGGATATCCGGGATATGGACTGA
- the purQ gene encoding phosphoribosylformylglycinamidine synthase I: MDCNVFILRTAGTNCDNELAFAFRKAGAQTEQIHINRWLKDKKMVHKYDIFAIPGGFSYGDDLGAGTVLANQIKQHLLEELLKFVDDGKLIIGICNGFQALVKTGLLPRLDPTLDKNTYVQEVTLANNDSAKYEDRWVYLKGYSKKCVFTKGLTRPLYYLPVAHGEGKFIARDKAILKQLKDNDQIVFRYTDIEGKPTMRYPVNPNGATDSIAGICDTTGRVLGLMPHPERFQDFTNHPRWTREKIQEPTDGMLMFLNAVNYIKSR, encoded by the coding sequence ATGGATTGTAACGTTTTCATTCTCAGGACCGCCGGGACTAATTGCGACAACGAGCTGGCCTTTGCCTTCCGCAAGGCCGGAGCGCAGACCGAGCAGATCCATATCAACCGCTGGCTCAAGGACAAGAAGATGGTCCATAAATACGACATCTTCGCCATCCCCGGCGGTTTTTCTTACGGCGACGACCTGGGCGCCGGCACCGTCCTGGCAAACCAGATAAAACAACACCTGCTCGAAGAACTGCTCAAGTTCGTGGATGACGGTAAGCTCATCATCGGCATCTGCAACGGGTTCCAGGCCCTGGTCAAGACCGGCCTGCTGCCCCGGCTGGACCCGACCCTGGACAAGAACACCTACGTCCAGGAAGTGACCCTGGCCAATAACGATTCGGCCAAGTACGAAGACCGCTGGGTCTACCTTAAGGGCTATTCCAAGAAGTGCGTCTTTACCAAAGGGCTGACCCGGCCGCTCTATTACCTGCCGGTGGCGCACGGCGAGGGCAAGTTCATCGCGCGCGATAAGGCCATACTCAAACAGCTGAAGGACAACGACCAAATAGTCTTCCGCTATACCGATATCGAGGGCAAGCCGACCATGCGCTATCCGGTCAATCCCAACGGCGCCACGGACAGCATCGCCGGCATCTGCGACACCACCGGCCGGGTGCTCGGGCTGATGCCTCATCCGGAACGCTTCCAGGATTTCACCAACCACCCACGCTGGACCCGCGAGAAGATACAGGAACCGACCGACGGCATGCTGATGTTCCTCAATGCCGTTAATTATATCAAGAGCCGCTGA